The following are from one region of the Alkalimarinus sediminis genome:
- the cysG gene encoding siroheme synthase CysG: MDFLPLYFDLKNASTLVVGSGDAAARKIELLLRAGANVKLCASDPIKPIQLIIDSGSINLVATAFDNALLDDVVLVVAASGDSETDDAIAAEATARNLPVNVVNKAESSSFIFPSIVDRSPIIASVSSSGSLPVLTRLLRSRLESAIPSSFGRLAEVASRYKDQVREKFPDINQRRRFWENHLEGLFAEKIFSGQEQESLTILENSIKSDVFKPGGEVYLVGAGPGDPDLLTFKALRLMRQADIVLYDRLVSQPILDLVRADAERVDVGKERANHTLPQQQINELLVTLAKQGKRVLRLKGGDPFIFGRGGEEIDRLSDEGVPFQVVPGITAASGCSSYAGIPLTHRDFSQSVRFITGHLKDDTCNLPWSDYVQENQTLVFYMGLVGLSIICEQLIAHGMPADMPIALVSKGTTKDQKVVTGTLTTMPNLVETEKVKAPTLIIIGEVVSLRNKLKWLD, encoded by the coding sequence ATGGATTTTTTACCACTTTATTTTGATCTTAAAAATGCATCAACGCTCGTTGTCGGAAGTGGTGACGCAGCAGCTAGAAAAATTGAGTTACTGCTTAGAGCGGGTGCCAATGTAAAACTATGTGCGTCTGATCCAATAAAGCCCATTCAGTTAATCATCGATAGTGGCAGTATCAACCTAGTAGCAACCGCTTTCGATAATGCATTGTTGGACGATGTTGTACTTGTTGTAGCTGCATCTGGTGACAGCGAAACTGACGATGCTATTGCGGCAGAAGCAACAGCTCGAAACTTGCCTGTTAATGTGGTTAACAAAGCCGAAAGCAGCTCATTTATTTTTCCATCAATAGTCGACCGATCACCTATTATTGCATCTGTATCTAGTAGTGGCTCTCTACCAGTACTTACCCGGCTTTTGAGGAGTCGGCTAGAGTCTGCAATTCCTTCTTCATTTGGTCGTTTGGCCGAGGTGGCTAGTAGATATAAAGATCAGGTACGAGAGAAGTTCCCTGATATAAATCAGAGACGGCGTTTTTGGGAGAATCATCTTGAGGGGCTTTTTGCCGAGAAAATATTTTCAGGTCAAGAGCAAGAGTCCTTAACTATTTTAGAGAACTCAATAAAGAGTGATGTGTTTAAACCTGGCGGGGAGGTTTATCTTGTAGGCGCAGGGCCAGGTGACCCAGACTTACTAACCTTCAAAGCTCTCCGACTAATGCGTCAGGCAGATATCGTACTGTATGATCGCTTAGTCTCTCAGCCGATATTGGATTTAGTGCGGGCTGATGCCGAACGAGTTGATGTCGGTAAAGAACGAGCTAATCATACGCTACCACAACAGCAAATTAATGAGTTGCTCGTAACGTTGGCGAAACAAGGAAAGCGGGTTTTAAGGCTTAAAGGTGGTGATCCGTTTATATTTGGCCGAGGCGGAGAAGAGATAGATCGACTAAGTGATGAAGGGGTTCCATTTCAGGTCGTCCCCGGTATTACCGCTGCTTCTGGGTGTTCATCTTATGCAGGAATACCATTAACACATCGCGACTTTTCTCAGTCGGTGCGGTTTATTACCGGTCACCTTAAGGATGATACCTGCAATTTACCTTGGTCAGATTATGTTCAAGAAAATCAGACTTTAGTTTTTTATATGGGGTTGGTTGGGTTGTCGATTATTTGTGAGCAGTTGATAGCTCATGGGATGCCTGCAGATATGCCGATTGCATTAGTATCTAAAGGTACGACGAAAGATCAAAAAGTCGTAACTGGTACACTTACAACAATGCCTAACCTAGTTGAAACTGAAAAAGTCAAAGCACCTACGTTGATTATCATCGGCGAAGTGGTCAGTTTGAGAAACAAACTAAAGTGGTTGGATTAA
- the crcB gene encoding fluoride efflux transporter CrcB produces MLQVIAIALGGAFGALSRYFLIGLVTDWLGRGFPFGTLLVNVLGSFLIGILYVLIVLKMHVSPELKSILVVGFLGAFTTFSTFSLEAFIMISQGLLLSAVTYILSSVILCILAVWAGISLAKII; encoded by the coding sequence ATGTTACAAGTAATCGCGATAGCATTAGGCGGTGCTTTTGGGGCGTTATCGAGATATTTTTTAATCGGCCTTGTAACAGACTGGTTAGGTAGAGGGTTTCCGTTTGGAACCTTATTGGTGAACGTACTGGGTTCGTTTTTGATAGGTATATTATACGTCCTAATAGTATTGAAAATGCATGTCTCGCCTGAGTTAAAATCGATACTAGTGGTAGGTTTTTTGGGAGCATTTACTACGTTCTCTACCTTCTCGTTAGAGGCGTTTATTATGATAAGCCAAGGACTTTTGTTAAGTGCTGTGACGTATATACTTAGCTCCGTTATACTATGCATACTTGCAGTATGGGCCGGCATATCGCTTGCCAAAATAATATGA
- a CDS encoding DUF1631 family protein yields the protein MASVGTITKELRIPELKYEINNNQETQEDILTICEFLAGCAKDQRLKEGETSLLKTVALQSEKFRFSPRIYNSLFLVDRLTDVFYRKANIDDQLKDILSSWRFVLAKLFIQYPRLLETEDSPVLALVDAICASQIGWSQEPKRVSLVVIDRLLDIHNALLSIESDNPEPVIALKNEWLAAQDKQNQRIAKLFERLDITEQGAASSRYATEFSCYTLKGLLDGQRLPKSIGAFLLDRWLLVIRNALLKGISREQNGESQWQSLVELTKRLVFVFSDAESKKKEHLFTQAEGLVDELAAVANQYDIEVQNEEWESIQQLLITVLQDADIDRQLVPTRAPTINFNPATLPSEEKLTEATGSWYLIKQEGGESRLRFARYFNDTNEILWLNHAGMKSMIMSYEHFQKGIAVGSIRLIKNCYLLSQVFNETLRGLSKVAQAQHEAREKARLKAEAEAEQLRLEQQQAEELKRQQEQEAARRLKEQQLEAAEKKRLEEEQITLKLISELSLGAWISVLEDGERQKYKLVVKINATDKLIFVDKMGLKKYEVKTPELMAQLIAGEVVVLSGGAEFDDTLSRVVGRLRVGK from the coding sequence GTGGCATCAGTCGGTACGATTACCAAAGAGTTAAGAATCCCCGAGCTAAAATATGAGATTAACAATAATCAAGAAACTCAAGAGGATATATTAACGATATGTGAGTTTTTAGCCGGCTGCGCAAAGGATCAGCGTTTAAAAGAAGGTGAGACATCTCTTTTGAAAACAGTAGCCCTGCAAAGTGAAAAGTTTCGCTTCTCACCACGTATATATAACTCGTTATTTCTGGTTGACCGGCTCACAGATGTTTTTTATCGCAAAGCCAATATAGATGATCAGCTGAAAGATATTCTGAGTAGTTGGAGGTTTGTGCTAGCTAAGTTGTTCATCCAGTACCCTCGACTGCTCGAAACTGAAGACAGTCCCGTATTGGCTCTAGTTGATGCTATTTGTGCTAGCCAGATTGGTTGGTCACAAGAGCCGAAACGCGTCAGTCTTGTTGTTATTGATAGGTTATTAGATATTCATAATGCCCTGCTGTCCATAGAGTCAGATAATCCTGAACCTGTTATTGCGCTTAAGAATGAGTGGCTAGCAGCCCAAGACAAACAAAATCAACGAATAGCCAAACTATTTGAAAGGCTAGATATTACGGAGCAAGGTGCAGCTTCTTCCCGGTATGCAACCGAATTTAGCTGTTACACGTTAAAGGGTTTATTGGACGGCCAGCGTTTACCAAAATCAATCGGTGCTTTTTTGCTCGATAGGTGGCTACTTGTCATAAGAAACGCTTTATTAAAGGGCATATCCAGAGAGCAGAATGGTGAAAGCCAATGGCAATCTTTGGTTGAGCTAACAAAGCGGTTGGTTTTTGTATTCTCTGATGCAGAGAGCAAGAAAAAAGAACACTTATTTACCCAAGCTGAAGGCCTTGTAGACGAATTGGCAGCTGTCGCTAATCAATATGATATAGAGGTTCAAAATGAAGAGTGGGAGTCGATCCAGCAGTTATTGATTACCGTTTTGCAAGACGCTGATATTGATAGGCAGTTGGTACCTACTCGGGCCCCAACCATTAACTTTAACCCTGCAACACTTCCGTCTGAAGAAAAGTTAACGGAAGCTACCGGGAGTTGGTATCTGATTAAGCAAGAGGGAGGGGAGTCGCGACTGCGTTTTGCTCGATATTTTAACGATACTAATGAAATACTATGGCTTAATCATGCAGGGATGAAGTCGATGATTATGTCTTATGAACATTTTCAAAAAGGCATTGCTGTAGGGTCAATCAGGCTAATAAAAAACTGCTATCTGTTGAGTCAGGTGTTTAACGAAACGCTGAGAGGCCTTAGTAAGGTTGCTCAAGCGCAGCATGAAGCTCGAGAAAAAGCTAGACTAAAAGCAGAAGCAGAAGCAGAACAGTTAAGACTAGAACAGCAGCAAGCAGAAGAGTTAAAAAGACAACAAGAGCAAGAAGCGGCAAGAAGGCTAAAAGAGCAGCAGTTAGAAGCAGCTGAAAAGAAACGTTTGGAAGAAGAGCAGATCACCCTAAAACTCATATCTGAGCTCTCACTAGGGGCGTGGATATCTGTGTTAGAAGACGGCGAGAGACAAAAGTATAAATTGGTTGTGAAAATAAATGCGACGGATAAACTTATTTTTGTCGATAAAATGGGTCTTAAGAAGTATGAAGTTAAAACACCAGAGCTAATGGCGCAACTGATTGCTGGAGAAGTCGTGGTATTAAGTGGAGGCGCAGAGTTTGATGATACGCTTTCAAGAGTTGTCGGCCGGCTTAGAGTAGGAAAATAG
- the serS gene encoding serine--tRNA ligase, which produces MLDAKIVRANAEEIAIKLKKKGYQFDIARFNQLEEQRKAIQTKTEELQSERNTRSKNIGKAKAAGEDIAPILAEMNAVGDELESAKKELKAVQDQLHDILAGMPNIPDESVPSGESEDDNVEVRKWGEPKKFDFEVKDHIQLGEQLKQLDFEAAVKLAGSRFAVMKGDIARLHRALAQFMLDTHTAEHGYDEIYVPYLVNSESLFGTGQLPKFEEDLFKVPGERDFYLIPTAEVPVTNIVRDEIVDASELPLKFVCHSPSFRSEAGSYGRDVKGLVRQHQFDKVELVQMVLPEESDQALEELTGHAESILQKLELPYRLVTLCGGDLGFSAAKTYDLEVWLPGQDTYREISSCSNMRDYQARRMQARWRNPETGKPQLLNTLNGSGLAVGRTLIAVLENYQQEDGSILIPTVLRSYMGGKEVIGR; this is translated from the coding sequence ATGTTAGATGCCAAAATTGTTCGTGCAAATGCCGAAGAGATAGCGATTAAACTGAAGAAGAAAGGCTATCAGTTTGATATAGCACGTTTTAATCAGCTAGAAGAGCAGCGTAAAGCTATTCAGACAAAGACGGAAGAGCTACAGAGTGAACGCAACACTCGCTCCAAAAACATCGGTAAGGCAAAAGCAGCAGGAGAAGACATCGCACCTATCCTGGCAGAGATGAATGCGGTGGGAGACGAGCTGGAAAGCGCCAAAAAAGAGCTCAAGGCTGTACAGGATCAACTTCACGATATATTAGCAGGAATGCCAAATATACCAGATGAAAGTGTACCAAGCGGTGAATCTGAAGATGATAATGTTGAAGTACGCAAATGGGGTGAGCCTAAGAAATTTGATTTTGAAGTCAAAGACCATATTCAGCTAGGTGAACAGTTAAAGCAGTTAGACTTTGAAGCAGCGGTTAAATTGGCTGGGTCACGCTTTGCCGTTATGAAGGGCGATATTGCTCGTCTGCATCGAGCGCTTGCTCAATTTATGTTAGATACACATACCGCAGAGCACGGTTATGATGAAATCTATGTCCCATATCTGGTGAATAGTGAATCCCTTTTTGGTACTGGTCAGCTGCCTAAATTTGAAGAAGACCTATTTAAAGTGCCTGGAGAGCGTGATTTTTACTTGATACCGACGGCAGAGGTTCCGGTGACAAACATCGTACGGGATGAAATCGTAGATGCGTCAGAATTGCCATTAAAATTTGTTTGTCATTCCCCTAGTTTCAGAAGTGAAGCGGGCTCTTATGGTCGAGATGTAAAGGGGTTAGTAAGACAGCATCAGTTTGACAAAGTTGAGTTGGTACAGATGGTATTGCCAGAAGAGTCAGATCAAGCACTGGAAGAGCTGACAGGTCATGCTGAGAGTATTCTGCAAAAACTTGAATTGCCATACCGCTTAGTCACGCTTTGTGGTGGTGACTTGGGCTTTTCAGCGGCTAAAACCTATGACTTAGAAGTATGGTTGCCAGGGCAAGATACGTACCGTGAAATATCTTCTTGTAGCAACATGAGGGACTATCAGGCAAGAAGAATGCAAGCCCGTTGGAGAAACCCTGAAACTGGTAAACCGCAGCTACTGAACACTTTAAATGGCTCAGGGTTAGCAGTCGGCCGTACTTTAATAGCCGTTTTGGAAAACTATCAGCAAGAAGATGGATCAATACTGATACCCACCGTTCTTCGCTCATATATGGGCGGCAAAGAGGTTATTGGGCGATAA
- a CDS encoding PilZ domain-containing protein, whose amino-acid sequence MENFDINNLIKDDDRREESRLNRSAMLFVETVSAAPDSLDGPVVVACKTLDFSANGLQVEMDTALTAGAIHQMTLELPNSQERFDLTGEVRWVRVASSGSGYVAGIMLFNSEGTEIIDWKLAIANWLND is encoded by the coding sequence GTGGAAAACTTTGATATTAATAATTTAATAAAAGATGATGACCGGCGTGAAGAGTCGCGACTTAATAGGTCTGCTATGTTATTTGTAGAAACGGTCTCTGCAGCGCCTGATAGTCTAGATGGGCCTGTAGTAGTGGCATGTAAAACGCTTGATTTTTCTGCTAATGGTTTGCAAGTGGAGATGGATACGGCTCTCACTGCGGGGGCGATTCATCAAATGACGTTAGAGCTACCTAATAGTCAAGAGCGATTTGATTTAACAGGGGAAGTGCGTTGGGTACGCGTAGCAAGCTCCGGTTCAGGTTATGTAGCTGGCATCATGCTATTTAACTCTGAAGGGACAGAGATTATAGATTGGAAACTGGCCATCGCTAACTGGTTGAATGATTAA
- a CDS encoding 3-deoxy-7-phosphoheptulonate synthase gives MSTSSLDNVNVASQEILITPEKLKQDIPLTELAAQTISNGRETINNILDRKDHRIFVVVGPCSIHDVKAAKEYALRLKKLAEEVSDTLVLVMRVYFEKPRTTVGWKGLINDPHLDDSFEIEEGLHIGRQLLMDIAEIGLPTATEALDPISPQYLQDTITWSAIGARTTESQTHREMSSGLSVAIGFKNGTDGNLDVATNALKSVSHPHSFLGINPEGQVSIIRTKGNPYSHIVLRGGGGKPNYDSVNIALCEQQLEKSGLAKNIMVDCSHANSNKDANLQPLVVQDIANQVLEGNKSIVGLMIESNLNFGNQSIPKDLSELKYGVSVTDACIDWETTEKTLKDMRNKLKDVLPAR, from the coding sequence ATGAGCACCTCTTCTCTCGATAACGTAAATGTAGCCAGTCAGGAAATACTGATTACGCCAGAAAAACTTAAACAAGATATACCTTTAACCGAACTCGCTGCACAGACCATTAGTAATGGCAGAGAGACCATTAATAATATTCTAGACCGCAAGGACCACCGTATATTTGTTGTGGTAGGCCCATGCTCCATACACGACGTTAAAGCGGCTAAAGAGTATGCCCTAAGATTAAAAAAACTCGCCGAAGAGGTCAGTGATACCTTAGTTTTGGTCATGCGAGTCTATTTTGAGAAACCACGCACCACTGTTGGGTGGAAAGGCCTAATAAATGACCCTCATTTAGATGACTCCTTTGAAATAGAGGAAGGTTTACATATTGGTCGTCAACTACTGATGGATATCGCAGAGATCGGACTACCAACAGCGACTGAAGCCCTAGATCCAATATCACCTCAGTACCTTCAAGACACGATCACCTGGAGTGCAATTGGTGCACGTACTACTGAATCACAAACCCACAGAGAGATGAGTAGTGGCCTTTCAGTTGCTATAGGTTTTAAGAATGGAACAGATGGTAACTTGGACGTTGCCACAAACGCACTCAAGTCTGTTTCTCACCCTCACAGCTTCTTGGGAATAAACCCAGAAGGTCAGGTATCGATTATTAGAACCAAAGGTAACCCCTACTCTCACATCGTACTTCGTGGCGGTGGCGGTAAACCAAACTATGACTCGGTTAATATTGCACTATGCGAGCAGCAACTCGAAAAGTCTGGCCTGGCTAAAAACATAATGGTCGACTGCAGCCATGCAAACTCTAACAAAGATGCGAATTTGCAACCTTTAGTTGTCCAAGATATCGCCAACCAGGTGCTTGAAGGCAACAAGTCTATCGTTGGTTTGATGATCGAAAGTAACTTGAACTTCGGAAATCAATCAATACCTAAAGATTTGTCTGAGTTAAAATACGGTGTTTCAGTTACAGATGCCTGTATCGATTGGGAAACCACCGAAAAGACATTAAAGGATATGCGCAACAAACTTAAAGATGTGTTGCCTGCAAGATAG